A window of Rhododendron vialii isolate Sample 1 chromosome 11a, ASM3025357v1 genomic DNA:
TCCGCGCCCTCCTCATCtcctccttcctcttcctcctccgcctcctcccctctctcctccctcctgaTCATCAAACCCACcagtaccaccaccacaacgacAGCGTCCATTACCCAACAACAAACTCTCCCAAATCCCACAACAGCTACCCTCCCGCCTCCACCACCGGCGCCAACTCCGGCATCGCCCGAGCACTCTCCCAGCTGCTGTCCATCGTCAATGACATCCCCGTCAGCTCCCGCAAATACGAACTCGTTCGCTCCTTGGCGGAGAGAATAATCGACGAGAATCTGCTGGAGGGGTCTGAGGCTCTGATAGAGGTGAACTGCTCCGTTCTCTCCGCAGCTTTCTCGCGGACGCTCGGTCAGCTGGAAGCTGCGGTGTTGGACCGGGTTCGGAATAACGAGTATTCTGAGCCCGGTCCAACTGAGGAGGGGACAGGCGGAGCGGGAGCGGGAGGGGAGAATTATAGGAAGGTGAGCCGGGTTTTTAAGGCGGTTCGGTTTTACGGGGACGCCGCGTGGAACCGGCtcgggaggaggaggagggggaggggggaggcGGGGCTGTTGAGGACGGGTGGCTCGGCGGAGAAGCTGGCGGCGGAGGTGCTGTGGCTGGCGCAGAAGATGGCGGCTTGTGGGTGCGTTGAGGAAGCGGTCGTGAAGTGGGCGTCGGCTACGCACTTGGCTTGGCTGGGCTTGTCGGCTGAGCCAAGGCTTCAAGGATCTCTTGTTAAGGTCTCAGGTATGTCGTTTTCAGTCCATTTGGGTTTTCTACGTTGTTTTGCCAACGGTTGTTGAATATTCTTTAGCGTATATTGGGTAGTATAGTCATTTAGGCAATTATTGGCCTTTAGAGTGGATGTTGAATTCCAAAACCAAGTCGAATAGGATTCTGACGTGTTTAGCTTGAATTGAGCTGGCTTAGACTTGGACTGGTAGATTAGGTAGTATGGGTAATTTTTGGTCAACCCTCCTGGTGGAGAAGGGTGACGAGTGGAGAAGGGTGTTGAGGTACTACGTGACGGTGTTATGAAATTatagcataattttttttaagcacGTAAGACTCGATAAACTGTCTGCCCCTACTCTCACTCTTTGTTATTGcaaaattttagtagtttgagatATTTTTCAAAGATGTTTCCACGCTTGTTTGCGTGCATTATATGACTTGGGTGGTGATGGAGGGCGTTTGGGCATTGTGTCCACCCaataactttttgaaaattattgagACTCGAATGTTTCCACAGCGTCCGATTGGTGTGGGTCCTCCATGCATCTTTGGAGTCTATTATTTGCATTGAACGATTTCGGAAACATGTGCGTCCAAATCTCTGTACCAAAATGTGTGTATGTAGCATTGCTCATATCTTTTTCTGTGGTTGGGCTATATATCTACCAATCGTGTACGAACACGATCCTGCTTCCGGGAAGCTTCAGATTTGACACCAACTTTTGTCGGAAACGCGGTCACTGTTCATGTTTTCGGTGGTGGTTGATTTTGGATAAAGTCAACATTTTCTCGAAAACCTTGATTAATTTGCTAGTAATAGTATTACAGTTGGCTTTGTAGCGTGAAGAAATGGCCCTTTACTATTCTGGTGTGACCATCATGCATTACTTAACTAGAGCCATagtgtgtttttttaataaccggACGTTTGGGTTAGTTTGAGCACACTTCGACTAATTTTGTGACCCTGAAGTTAACGATCGGACAAACATCCAGTGGCCCTAAGATTTGAAATCTTTGACTTTCGTGGAATTTGAATTTGCGATCTCTTGAGGAATGAGCCGTATAGTTGTTTTCTCATGTTTACTTAGTCAAATCCCTGAGATTATCTAGATCGGGCCATAGTTACTTATGTAGGTGGCCTAGAGCTAAGTGGTCCCAGAACCGTTCAGAAAAGAAGTTGCCGCTGGTTGCAATCTTTGACATTATTGCACACCATTGTAAGGCATTGTGACATATCTAACCAAACAATCGCCATCTTTTTCTAATTGAATCTGCAGGTACTAAAATGAATGGGCTCATTGATTCAGCGTATGCAAACCACCTGATATAAAAACATTTTCATATTTAATTAGAGGAGTTTTTTTTACAGTTCTTTAACCGCAGTCAGATCCTTGTATATCTTTAAGTAGAACCCTCCGTTCCCATTATTAGTATTCGCTTCCGCGAATTTCAGTACTTTGGGATGTTTTCAAAAGACGCTTTCACGTTTGCACTCCTGTACGCGCACGCGTATTATGTGAGGGGTGTTTCCGggagtgaaaaatttgtaaatttttacttgtagttgagaagttgttaggtgtttccggtagtgaataagttgttgagaaatgtcaagttgttttcgatagtgaataagttgttgatgagcTTGTGAATAGAGTTACTatagcaaaaaaagtttttgttgacaacttttttgttagtggaaacgaaatgataaaatgctaaactttttttgttagtgaaaatgagatgataaaatgcgtagtttttagtattttttgtttgtagaaACGAGCCTAACTAGACAGATCAAAGATTTGTGGAGTAATTTATGCAAGTAAAGGAATTAACCACCAAAGTACATCACGAAAGTGTTTCTCGCGTACAACAAATCTTAACCATTGCAATTTCTTGTTCTATTCCACAGCATTCTTATTCAAGCAAGCCAAAAACCTTGGAGTAGAGGAGGGAGACGAAGGCAAGAAGGAGCAACAAAGGCAAACCAAGATGAGGATGCTCATGTCGTGGCTACCGCTGTTGTGTCGCGCGAGCAATGGAACCGATGCTCCGGTGCTGAGCATCAGCGAAAGAGCAGAGCTGGAAAGAGTGTTGGAAGAGACCATAGAGACGCTGGAACAAGAAGAGGAGCAAGAGAAGGTGTTGTCTCTATGGCTCCACCACTACACCTATTGCCCGTCCTCCGACTGGCCGAACCTCCGTGCGTGCTACGCCAGGTGGTGCAGCGCTTCCCGCAAGCTCTTGCTTCTCCATTGAAGGGCGCTCGTAATTCTCTCTCTGGTCGGACATCGGTACATTCATGCCTCGAAAATCGTATTTTTGGAGATTGCCAACGATGGAAACGCATTGGGACAAGAGACAAAAGGCCTTCGGAGACAGAAGATCTACGAAGCGAAAATGACCTCAAATGTTTTCGCTTTGGTTAATAATATGTTACTCCTAAATTGTTCCCTGAGTTTAGATAGGGAAATGCTGTTTATACAGTATGATAAAGAACAGTTGTATATAATTATGCAGCAGCGATATTTTATTTGGGTAATGATTTTCGCACTACTTTCTTATTAACGCACTACAAAATTTGTCCTTTGGTGCTTAAATTACTCACAACATAAGCATTAAAAGATAAATTTCGGAGTCCATTCATGAGAAAATAGAGTGCGAAAAATCGTTTCTCATTTTAATATGTAGCCTATGTAGTACGATCCCAGAATCGGATCGTAAAAATGCTTCGAATATTCACATTGGGCGGTTGAAAACATGTGGGTCTAACACACTCGAGTGAATCTGGATCGCGCGCTTTAAATGCTTCTATAGTTTCTCCCTTTGGTCTCAACCGTAGATTTTTTGGTTCTATCTATATACGTAGAAAATCGGTTCCTATTGTCGGCAACTTTAATGTGGTTAAGTTACTTTTGTGGCCATATGTTTTGCCTTCCATAAGATGGCATTGTCACGATTTTTTGGGCAAAATTACGAATGTGATGCACAAGGGAAAGTATAGGTTGGAAAGAGTACCTTTCACAATGAAGCCGTGGTAGTTTGATTCATAGTACTATCTTCATTTATTTAGCAGCAAACCAAGGACCAAATTTGGTGTCTAGTTACAGTGATAGTGATGCGACACAGATGTTAGATCACGACAATTATTTTTGCAATAAAACTATGGATACACCATTTGGTGCTTCTGGAATGGATAGtgactctctttctttctttttcgacAATCAAGGGTATTCGGGCAAGTTTACGCCCGCCTGTCAACTATTTCCTCCCCGGTTCGGTCAAAGATAGACCGTTCACGCCGGAACTAGTGGATTCACAAGAGATTTCTCTTTTGCGGCCTGACCCTAAGAAGTTGCCGAGTTCGAACTCAATACGTTTGCGGATCAGTTTCGAACCCAAGATGTTGCCAAATTGCGGCCTGGCCCCAAGAAGTTGCTGAGTAAAGGCCAAATTGCGGATAGTATTTTTAATTCTCTCATTATAACCAAACATATCTAAGCCTCACTTGGTTTGGCACAAAGGTCAAAATGTGACAGCCATTTAACTTATTTAAGAAGCCAGCTGACTTAATGGATCAAATCGCTGCGTCCATAGGATTGGCACTGGCTCGGAAGAAACCTGTGAGCTGGGGTGCAAGATTATTGAACTCCAAACATTAAGCGGGCAGATACAATTTCATCGttagcaaacaaaaaatagtaatGCATTGGACCGGAAAGAGAAGCTAAACATTGCGCGGGCAGATACAATTACATCGttggcaaacaaaaaaataatgcatcCGACCGGAAAGAGAAGCTAATTCCATTTGCTAACTTTCATAAGAAATCTAGTTGAACAGGTGCTTTAGTAGATGATGGTGACATATGAAGTAAAAGTTTATCGCTCGTAGTTTCGGTGAAACTAGAAGAAGAAACCATTTTATCTAGATCTGATAACAAGAGCTTAGCTTAGTCGATGGTATTTATTTCTTGGTTGCAGTAATAACTTGGCTGGCACTTGGCTGTATGCGCTCCTAAATCGTAAATGGTTTCGAGTTGATGTCAAACTTCTCAGAGGAGGAGAGTTGAGGCACCTACAAAAATTAACACCCTATGTTAGAATCAGCTTAACAAAATGTACCCTTATTTCCAAGTACTACTTGCAACTGTTATGGTGTCAATAACATTGCCTGCTATCGGAAATGACTGGCAAAGATAAATATACTTGTATGCATCAAGCGCAATATCTGGTTACTACTAACAATCATAGAGAAACATACCTGCGGTGTAGAAGGTGTGTTAGGACCATTTACGCGTTTCTGAGTCTCGCGAATTTTAGAGCGTATGGAGTGAAGTAAGCGGCCGTATGTCAAACCGCGTTCATTTTGCACAGCTTCGATGAAGCTATAGGTCAGGGCACCAGTCACAACATCACTTGTGAAAGCCTGTAAAAATGACATGGATGGTAAACAAGGTTATGGTTGGATACAGGCACTCTCGGGGGATATTTCTTATCATCAACGTTCCACATATATACCACGTATATCAGTATGTGCATTTTTTCTTAAACTGTATAACTCATTTCATCAGTCACATGGTACTTTTGTGTTTTTAAGCCTTTTCCTTAATTTCTCGAgtaattgaaaagtaaaaaggaTGAATTAGCGAACAAGTTTTAAATCTCAGTGTAGAAGGCGACTTCTGTAATTTGTATGTTAGATGGTTTGGTATATTGATGGCCTTATTCCATGtggcttaagcttttggaacaTCGACTCTTAACATGGTATTGAAGTTTGAAGTCTTAGGTTCAAGTTTCATAGGATGCGTTTGTTCCCTCGTCGTCTATGTGCACCCTGCAGTTAGACAAACTGGTGCCACCACCTACTTTGAAAGGTAATGCAAATGCTCTCACTCCAAAAATTACCTTCAGGAAAATGGTCTTAGATATTTGATCCAAGGACTATTAAACTGACGTAATATTAGTTAAGCATATGTTCCTGTCATTTGCTTTATAGCTTTACTTTCATGGCGAAATACAAATCCTGCTGTACATATGTAGGAGGAAAAGAGACAGTGTGTCAGTCTGACCGTAGTATCTAATGAGGTTTCATTGTCATCACAAGCACTAAAACAGATGGCTGTTCCACCACTGGTACCTTTATAAGCAGTTGAAATTCGGCAATCTTGCCACACGTAGTTTCCTTGCCTGCTAAACAAGAACAACAGCAATgatgttttatgttttgttcagCATATATATGGTACTAAACAGGATATCAAGGGTTGCCACCTACCACCCGCTTCACTTCAGACAATATTGTCTACACAGCGGAAGCAACAATGCATAGGATAATAGGTAGCAGCTCTCCTCCTTAGGATAGCGCACAATGGGGGCTCTGTCTATGATAGCACTTCCAAGGCACTTCGATGCACTCAACTACCAGCCCATTAAGCCTTCTTTTTCAGGTTAACGattcaaatgcaaaaaaagtTCACTTACTTGTTCATCTTGCACATGAATGGTAGATCTAGAAAAGTTCCACTGCGACAAGTATCAATGATGGCATGGAGTTTGGCTCCATAGGGTAGTGGCCTTACAATGGTGGCATTAATCTCATCATCGAGTATTTTTCCTTCCGTGTGATAATCAACAGGGCAAAGTGACTCGTCAAACCCATCTACCTCATCCCCATTGAAGTCAGGCACTTGAGAGCCATGGCCGGAGTAGAAAAACACCAAGGAATCCCCTGATTGGCAACCCTCCATGAGCCAACGGAAGGCCATCCTGATGTTTTGTTTAGTTGGTACCAGGTATGGATTCCTCTCTTCTTCTGCAAAGTGGTCATATTGCCAAACAAGATATGGCAACCGTTGACAGGTTAAGtcataaatttggttatatcaTGATCTGAAACAATCTTTTATGAACTATTCTAGAGCTCAATTCAGCATCACGGATAATCGTTACATGTTGATACACAATGAATATGTATTAGTATGACCATTTCGGTCCATGTGTGCTAACATGAGACAATAGAGTTGAGCGGCCAAGAAGCACGTATACACATATGGGACATGTTGAGTATAAAATCTgctgaaagagagagagagagagcatgggAGATACCTGTGAGGACTGAGAGCGATTCATTTGGAAAGCCCAACCAATTAACTAGAAAGTGAGTCATGAACCTTACGTCGTTAACACTACCCTTGacactgttcccctgcccttgGTAGCTTATTCCGATCAACACTGCTCTCTTCTTTCCATGCATTGAAATAGGTGAAAGCTGAGGTAATGGTCACGGCAGTTGGCGGTGGTAGTAACCATTATTGTACTGATTTGCTGCAGGGAGATAGTAACCATCGTTGCTGGGGCAGTCAATTGTAGCATAGCACCTAGGACATCGCGCGGTTGAAACGCCTTGCGGCAACGATAGTAGCACCCCACGAGTGCATCTCACCCTTgccatttcttttgttttcctgaTGTTTGTAGTGTTTTGTGGTGTTGTTGGAAGAACGGCCATCTTTATAGGCCCTTGAAGTACTTGAAGAAAGATGTTTCAAGGGGAATTTTGTTCAACTAGAGGGGAATTAGCTTTTATTGATTAGAAACTTTCCACCTTCATTCTTCATTGGTGGGGAACTAAATTCGTTCTTTTTAATTGTGGAATTGGTTAAATCCCTAAATTCTATTCGTTTGTTCAACTTCAGCCGACGAGCCTAAACAAAGACCACATTGGACCGCCTATCCCATTTTTGCCATGCGTTCCTATCTCAAATTTCCTTTTTATCCCATGATGGGACTTGAGGCTCAGTTTGGTGTGACGAATCTTTGTGACTTTGATAAGGTGATCGAAGGGTTTGGGATACAATGGTACCTATCTGGGATACAGTAAAAATACGAATCTTTGTATTTTGGTTCGATTCTGTTGTTGGTTGATCATTGACCGACATTATCTAGTTATTTTGGTTCGATTCGATTTTGTTTTTGCTTGATGCGGGATCGTGTTTCGATCTAGAACTTTTATAGGTAGATGTTGAGGCTTTGAGTATATGCACGGTTTAGCatccttgttctttttcttgttcaGATCCTGAATGATTTGCGCTTTTGCCTTTGGTCAATCTGTTATGAAACTATCTATTCTAATCTACCATCTAAAGGAAGAACACCGGTTGGTGAAAGACTCACCAACGGCAGAGCCCTAGTTTGAAAGCCAAAATATAGCGTTGAAAAGTTTGGAGTAAAGAAAGAGTCTCCCTTGATTGGGCGTAAAATGAAGAAGAGAGAAACTCGTTTTTGAGTGAAGGAGTGGAGAAGGATTTGATAGGTTTGTAACTCAAAGTTATGTTTGCGTGATTGTGCGACTTATGGATGGGCTATGGAATGTTTTATGAGCTTAGGCTGTGTCTTGTTCTTGTGTGAAGTGTCCATAGTTGGTATCTTTCATTAAATCTAGTCTCTGTTTGTTACCTCTTGGACTATTTGGTTGCTTACGTGTCAAGGTTGTGTTTAGTGGTTGTTCGTTTGAGGCACTCAAAACTCCTGCgcacggttttcaataaattttatctatctatctctcttcacttattatacTTTAAAATctctttcaaaatccaaaccgaacaagcTTGTGTTTTCATTATTCCCAATTTTGCTTATGCTTTCAAGCGCCTTAGCGTGTTTGGGCATGTGTTGCTGCTCTTGGTTCTTGGCTCTAGGAATTACTTCCATTGTCTTGGCTTTGCattgcaaaaaatatttgaactgAAACCCTTTGCGTATGCAGTTGCCGATATACAAGTGCCATTGATTTTGGTCGACAGCTGGCTTAAGTAGAAAGCTTGCTTTGGGGGATATTATATGCAACCGGAGTAGAGTAAAATGTCATTCCGTAACAGAGTTCGTGAGGTAAGAGATGGTTTTGGGAGCTTATCAAGGAGGAGTTTTGAGTAGCGGTTGACTGGGCATGGCAGGGGGAATCAAGTCCATTATTAGACAGAGCAGCTGCTGGGCTAGCCTCCCTCCAGAACTTCTTTCCGATGTGATTAAGAGGTTAGAAGCAAGTTTTCGCACATGACCTCACAATTGACGCTGCCTTCCTTCCTCAACTCTGATCACTCTACCCGGATAATGGTGATCGGTTGACGCTCGTGGAACTTGACAACAGCAGCTCTAATACTTTTGACACGTCTTTCTATGCAAACTTGAGGAACGGAAGGGGAATACTCGAGTCAGACCATATGTTATTATGGACGGATGCTTCAACAAAATCCGTTTGTCCAGAGCTACTTGGGAGTGAGGGGATTGCATGCTTTGGATTTCAATATGGAGTTTGGTAAAGACATAGTGAAGACGGGTTCCTATCTTCACCTCGATGTTTGCTCATATTCACCATGGCTACTTTTTACGATAAATTATTCTTAGTTTTCAATGATCAAAGACTGCTCGACGATAGAGATTGAAGACTACTGCAAGATCCAAATGTTTTGCACAAAACGATAATATGTCATATTACTCAAAGACGGAATTAAGATTTGAAAAACTGGGGTTGGAGTGTGACTGTTTGAGTTTCTTTTTTGAACTAAATTTGAGCTTTCAAAATAGAGAATTTGTGAGAGATAGCTTGGAGATGCTCTGAGTgattgtaagagcatctccgctccttaccaattttatttttttctttctcgaaCTCAAAAAATGGATAGAACTCCTAAAATACTCAAAAAATGGGTAGAACTCCTAAAATATTCACTCCATTCATTTACTCATACGGTCAAACCTATCCCAAATTAAattttactccaatttttatccaaattaaGTGAGACTCAAAATTTTACTCAATTTTTCAAGGCTATTTTCTCCCCTCCCAGATTTACAACAATGTCATTAATAAagtttttacttaaatttgtgCTTGGAGTATGTTATACcgaatgaagcttttactcgaATTTAAGTAGAAGTATGAgcagggttggagatgctctaggCAAAACAATATGTAAAAGGCAtgagaaaaaaaccaaaaaagagaatAAGCAAAGCAGAGGGGGATGATTCGGATGAACTACAACCTGAATGTCTTCTACAAGAGGCCCCATCATGATTTCTTCGGTGCATCAGGAAAATGTTTACGAAGAGATTTTAGCAAGAAATTCACAACTTCTCTCATGTTGGAGGCATTCGCCGCGGATAATCTCCCACCTCTCTGAACTCACTTCTCAAATGGAAGTAagggagctctttctttgtgtGTTGTGTGCGCGTGTGtatgtgggagagagagagagagagagagagagagagagagagagagagagagagagagattgatttcaTTTTTGGTTGGTCGATCTCGGCACTGTTTATAAGACGGAGAATACGGGAGAGCACACACGTTGCCGATATACATGATGTTGAGGCATTGTTTCCGGCCGCAATAGAGAACGTCACCCCGATCACACGCCGGCCGGTTGCAATATAAACACCGCTTCCAGCAGATGGaaaagaaatctgggtttgtCATTTGTAATGATAAAGAGGGGCATTTCGGAAATGTAAAGTATGGGAAACATTAAGACcgcgttcgttttgggattttgcaAAATCCAAATTCTAAAACGAACATGGCCTAAAATGTTTCCAGTTTTTTGAAGTAGTAGAGATATTGTTCCTTCAGGGATCACCATTTTTCTCTTACTTTGGTAAATGCCTCATGATAAGTAACAGGCCTCCATTTTGTAGGTTTTTGCTTTcggatggtggtggaggtggctgCTTGGTGGAGAGGGGGCTGTTAGGAGGCTGTTGGACGGTGGCAGGCGGCAGAGGTTGGTTTGCGGCAGCATGTGGTGGATGGGTTGTGGGTTTCACGGCTGCAAAGGTGGATGGGATCT
This region includes:
- the LOC131308895 gene encoding uncharacterized protein LOC131308895 codes for the protein MMESTPTFIPPLLLRNILTTLFLYADKPLLTLSQKYKLLHFLRALLISSFLFLLRLLPSLLPPDHQTHQYHHHNDSVHYPTTNSPKSHNSYPPASTTGANSGIARALSQLLSIVNDIPVSSRKYELVRSLAERIIDENLLEGSEALIEVNCSVLSAAFSRTLGQLEAAVLDRVRNNEYSEPGPTEEGTGGAGAGGENYRKVSRVFKAVRFYGDAAWNRLGRRRRGRGEAGLLRTGGSAEKLAAEVLWLAQKMAACGCVEEAVVKWASATHLAWLGLSAEPRLQGSLVKVSAFLFKQAKNLGVEEGDEGKKEQQRQTKMRMLMSWLPLLCRASNGTDAPVLSISERAELERVLEETIETLEQEEEQEKVLSLWLHHYTYCPSSDWPNLRACYARWCSASRKLLLLH
- the LOC131308896 gene encoding LOW QUALITY PROTEIN: metacaspase-1 (The sequence of the model RefSeq protein was modified relative to this genomic sequence to represent the inferred CDS: substituted 1 base at 1 genomic stop codon), producing the protein MAVLPTTPQNTTNIRKTKEMARVRCTRGVLLSLPQGVSTARCPRCYATIDCPSNDGYYLPAANQYNNGYYHRQLPXPLPQLSPISMHGKKRAVLIGISYQGQGNSVKGSVNDVRFMTHFLVNWLGFPNESLSVLTEEERNPYLVPTKQNIRMAFRWLMEGCQSGDSLVFFYSGHGSQVPDFNGDEVDGFDESLCPVDYHTEGKILDDEINATIVRPLPYGAKLHAIIDTCRSGTFLDLPFMCKMNKQGNYVWQDCRISTAYKGTSGGTAICFSACDDNETSLDTTAFTSDVVTGALTYSFIEAVQNERGLTYGRLLHSIRSKIRETQKRVNGPNTPSTPQVPQLSSSEKFDINSKPFTI
- the LOC131308897 gene encoding uncharacterized protein LOC131308897; the encoded protein is MSSTRGPIMISSVHQENVYEEILARNSQLLSCWRHSPRIISHLSELTSQMEVFAFGWWWRWLLGGEGAVRRLLDGGRRQRLVCGSMWWMGCGFHGCKGGWDLRCWWWLVPGNL